tacgCCGATTTAAATTCACATTATCCATTTGAACTTCAGAGGATGAGCAGCAAATTAAAATTGGAGCAGTATGAAGGGAATTGATAGTTATCAAATCAAAGAGCTGTAAATAATTGTATTGTGTTATGTGGTTTTAAGCATCTCCACTTATCTCATTTGAGAGGAGATCTTAACACCAGAGCTGTTTAGATCATTTTTCTGGCTGTTGTTGAAGTATCGGTTAtactattataaatgttttttttcaacaattaaacttttatattacATGTCCTTAATACTAATTCATACTGCAATGCCGTTGTTGTActagaaaaatgaaatgtttgatgaTCATTTATGCCTTTTGCTATATAGCAGGTTAGAAGAGGAGCAGCAGGTCAGTGAAAGGATAGCTCTCATTTTAGTTCCCTGGCATTCAGACATGTTTTACTATCACCAGACCTTCTAATGTAAACAGTCTCAACATTTCCATGGAAGTGAGGGGTGGCATGAGAGTCAGAGCCACAGCCTGACTAACCAAACAAGCCCTGGAAAAGAgacaatattaaaaagaaaacacagagtAAAGATATAGGCTTGATCTGACAGCTAAATGCAAATGTTACTtactactaaatataataaatataaatggtaCTAAATTAAAGTCCATGATGGCCAAACAATGTTTATACGTAACAAACATTTTATCTGAAAGAAATAATTtcctaaaaatgtactcacccttaggcaatccaagatgtagacaagtttgtttcttcattggaatagatttgtaaaaatttaaaccGTCATAGTAAATCACAAACCAGTGTCCATAACCCATAACAACGCTTCACAAGCTAGAGAAAAGTGAAGTTAATTCccttttgtcctctcacatcaaaccaacatatttgttcataactgtttttgcttgtaaacgtttgttgatctgtgaatatttctGTCCTGATTCAGGCTAAATGATGTTTTCAATAGTGAAAGCAATGTTATGtctagaggactcatattttagctggaaacaacGGTTTGAAGTTTAATAGTGGATTTGTATATTACAAACTCATTTTTTTCACTGGATGTGGAtgaattgtggattattgtgatgtttttatcagctgtttggactctcattctgatggcacccattacCTTCAGAGGATCCATCTGTGATTTAAGTGATGtactgctaaatttctcaaaatctgttccaatgaagaaacaaatgcatcatcttgcactctcagaaaaaaagtatgaaatctatcactggggcagtaccttttcaaaaggcacacctttttTACCTAACAAAGagtgtacaaaagtgtaccttttgaaaaggcactgccccagtgacagcttttgtgccttttttctgagagtgtgggtggcctgagggtgagtacattttcagcaaattttcatttttgggagaatgATTCCTTGAAGTAATGTCAGCTCATTTTGAAGGGGTAATCAGTTATACAATATCATTTGACATCCTGTTCCTGCCTTGCGTAGAAAACCTCACCCTATTGAACAGCAGGGGCAGTTTGTTTACATGTTACATGTCAGTACATGTAAGTATTTCCATCATAGTCCATAAAATCTTTGCACACTAGACAGCAGTGTGGCCCAATGCTGTGTTTGATATACTGCGTAGTAAAGCAGAAGACAGCTTTATGTGGCAAAAAGGATTTGGGGATGAATGTCACTCATTGGTAGCTGCAAATACTCTTTAAAAGTAGCTATTTTGTAATTGAGTTTCTTTGTGTGACCTGTGGGGGATCTCTTAAAGGCATTTTTGTGCCGTTGAGTTACACTAAAGTCATAACTGATTAAGATCAAACTTTAATTATTTGTCTAAACCAGCAACATTATTTGATTAACATTGGCTTAAAAATCGGAGTGTAATCAGCTGGTATCTTAAATTAGATGAGAAATTAGTTTAAATTGAGACTTAAAACTAATTAAGACTTCTAGTTTCAAAAACTTCAAAAAGCAGCAGTTATCTTTTCAGAGCATCTGCACATCTTATCTTTAGAGTGCAGTTAACTTCTCCAGCAGATCTGTACAAATCCTCTCTTCTTTGACCTTCTTTAGGCAACATTATCTCACAGATACTAACAACGGGGGGGATCTCAAGTCTGGTATCatgaaacaaaacacatcagAAACTCAGAGACCACATTTTCTCTCTTGCTATGGCCCCTATTGAACAGATTAATATTAAATCCTTAAaggggcacaaaaaaaaaacaacaacacaaaaggcAAATATATGCTTTATgaacataaaaatcagaaaaagagattataaaaatgattatttcagCCCAAAACTTGATGGTCAGTCTTCAGTTTTCTCATGCTAACTCTCCTAGTACAATGCTGTCTATGCCTTTATTATGTGGTAAAATATAATCATGAACATCAtgaacattttaaacactttctTATTACTTAACCAATTTCAATCATATTCATAAATGAGTGTTTACTTTTTCCCTTAGGGGTGTTTTTTCATCATGAAATGTTTGGATGTGCGTGAAATAAATATGACGGAATCAGGAGTCAACTCTGGACAGAAATATACCAAATTTCATCAATCAAACCAAACAGAAGAGTTGATCTGAATTGAAAGCTGAATGAAAATATCTTCTCTGCATGCATGAATAACACTTGAATATAGTAAGTTCAGTAGCAAAAATATAGGATAGTTTATACAGTACTTGTTGAGTCAGCTGAAGCTAAAcaacaaaatgtcattttgattatATCACAATCCAATGCTGAAGAACAAAACAGTGCTTACGTAAAAATACTCAGACTCTATTGAAATAATGTGTCAAGGGAATACATACTTTGCCAGTCCTCAAAAGAAAATACTATGATCATTAGAAGGTGATACGGAAAGGCTTTCATAAAACATTCCCTTGGATGTGAATACAGCAAAGTGAGGGAATGATCAAATCCTTATTACAAAAACAGCAGGATTAATATTGCAAACAAGCTGAAGCTGTCCAATTTATAAAAGTGTTGCTGAAGGAAAACTCTCTTGAGAAACTGATGAAATTGCAACACTGCCCCTGTGCTTGAGGTGATTACAAATGATCCATCATCAGTTACAGTTGTAATCATTCTCAGTGTCTTCTGTGCAATTTAAATGATTCTCCAGTTCCTGAATAACGGCTTCCCTTCCCATTTGATCGTTTCTCCTCTTTTCCATGATCAAATCCTCTAAACTTTGAAAGTCCAAAACGTGACTTTTCTTCTCCGACAGCTGCAGTTTCATCTTGTACGGCTGCTTCCCGATTCGTATCTCGCCTCCAGTTTTAAACTCGCGTTTGCCAAACCTGCACCAGGCAGCGAAGCATTCGGAGTTCTTCCAGCAAATGTCTCGCTCTTTCATCCCCACTTGCTCCGTGGCATTCTGCACCACAACATCCGGGCTCAGCGCGCGAAACTTATACAGCTCGTTCACAATTCTGCCCCTTTTACCTTGACTGGCATCGAAAAGAAAGTCGCATTTAATCTCGTTTCTATGCAAATGAATCACCTGTTGGTCGTCAACACAAACGGCCCAGTGCGGGTACTGACCGATAGCCACAAACTCCACCAGGTCACCGGGTTTGCATTTACTCGCCAAGTTCTCCCACGACAGGGTTCCCACTTCACCGAACCTGCTATTCCTGTCATATATGCACTCGTCGCGACAATATACCGCGCATTCTAATTCATCGCGGCAGTCGTAATGTTTAACATCTTCTTTTTCTGTCTCATCGATGTTGTCCTGCTCGTCGTCATCCGCGGAGAAAATATAAGACACGCCGATCCGTGGAGTGTCGTCCTCTGGGTCGAATCCATTCGGGTCAGTCGTGGGTATTTCATTGTAATTCAAATGGGTAAGTTTATCCACTTGATTCCCCATAACAGTGTCCGAAACTCGTGTGAACAGTTTCGCGTCCCACCTGTAGTATAGGTCGCGGAGGGGCGATTTCAAAAGCGCAACACGTAATCCGGCTTTGGAACCCAGTTCAGGTCTAAGTccatttcttctttttatcatgtttgGAATAATTGCGTGATGTGCGTTTTGGCATATCATACAGCTATCCGACCTGTTTGTCAGCCATACGATATTACGCCATAAGAGTTTCAGTCTGCGTTCTGAACAGGTGCGTCTCACCTGCTCACTCACTTCCTGGTGTGAGTCACAGACAGAGGAAGCCCATCAGACACAGCGGTGAACCCACGGGGAGTCCTGCACTTAACGTCTCCAGTAAAGAATTGCGCTTTTGATTAGTTATTTCCTCTCTTTCCAAGTAATGGATGGCGTCCACGCCTCTTTGAAGTTCTGGCAGAGGCAGCAACAGCGCTCTGTGTGAAATAGTAGTGCGCGCAGTAATGTTTACTCAAGGCTCGATCAGTTAAAGAGACAGTACACATTTAGACTGGAAGCGGAATTATTATGGTTCTTCAGCTCAGTGAGCTAAATTCATACAGAGTctacagtttaaaggggtcattaactgagaaatcaaaatttccTTGATCATTTGACAAtaatgtactataaaaaaaaatacttgtactataaaaaaaaaacatcctgtacgtttcagaactcaaaactttcttgttagtctaaaaacagcttatattgaagtcAATCTGCCAAAATGAAAGGTTGTGGAATATGCTactttatgacataatagtgtgtctataagcaccgcctccgcagaagaagatcaatgtctgcttctacatcactgcctgtttagccccgcccaccgattcatgCATGCAGT
The Cyprinus carpio isolate SPL01 chromosome A16, ASM1834038v1, whole genome shotgun sequence genome window above contains:
- the LOC109104698 gene encoding protein LRATD2-like; protein product: MICQNAHHAIIPNMIKRRNGLRPELGSKAGLRVALLKSPLRDLYYRWDAKLFTRVSDTVMGNQVDKLTHLNYNEIPTTDPNGFDPEDDTPRIGVSYIFSADDDEQDNIDETEKEDVKHYDCRDELECAVYCRDECIYDRNSRFGEVGTLSWENLASKCKPGDLVEFVAIGQYPHWAVCVDDQQVIHLHRNEIKCDFLFDASQGKRGRIVNELYKFRALSPDVVVQNATEQVGMKERDICWKNSECFAAWCRFGKREFKTGGEIRIGKQPYKMKLQLSEKKSHVLDFQSLEDLIMEKRRNDQMGREAVIQELENHLNCTEDTENDYNCN